In one window of Burkholderia cenocepacia DNA:
- a CDS encoding nitroreductase yields MSVPAASPRVDSDAVRSVDAVDAALKSRHSVRAFLPTPVPRATIEAILEAASRAPSGTNIQPWRVYVATGATRDALAAALTAAYDDPARDEKYVAEYDYYPREWVSPYVDRRRKVGWDLYGLLNIGRDEKARMHAQHARNFRFFDAPVALFFTLDRVMTLGAWLDCGMFLQGVMTAARARGLDTCPQAAFVPFHRIVAEHLDIPANEQLVCGMSLGHADPDAIENRLVTERASVAEFTRFFA; encoded by the coding sequence ATGTCCGTCCCCGCTGCTTCCCCGCGCGTCGACTCCGACGCGGTCCGTTCCGTCGATGCCGTCGACGCCGCGCTCAAGTCACGCCATTCAGTCCGGGCGTTCCTGCCGACGCCCGTGCCGCGCGCCACGATCGAGGCGATCCTCGAAGCCGCGAGCCGCGCGCCGTCGGGCACCAACATCCAGCCGTGGCGCGTGTACGTCGCCACGGGCGCCACGCGCGACGCGCTCGCCGCCGCGCTCACCGCGGCCTACGACGATCCCGCGCGCGACGAGAAATACGTCGCCGAATACGACTACTACCCGCGCGAATGGGTGTCGCCGTATGTCGACCGGCGCCGCAAGGTCGGCTGGGACCTGTACGGCCTGTTGAACATCGGCCGCGACGAGAAGGCGCGCATGCATGCGCAGCACGCGCGCAATTTCCGTTTCTTCGATGCGCCGGTCGCATTGTTCTTCACGCTCGACCGCGTGATGACGTTAGGGGCCTGGCTCGACTGCGGGATGTTCCTGCAAGGCGTGATGACTGCCGCGCGCGCCCGCGGCCTCGACACTTGCCCGCAGGCCGCGTTCGTGCCGTTTCACCGGATCGTCGCCGAACACCTCGACATTCCCGCCAACGAGCAGCTCGTCTGCGGCATGTCGCTCGGCCACGCGGACCCCGACGCGATCGAGAACCGCCTCGTCACCGAGCGCGCGAGCGTCGCCGAGTTCACGCGCTTTTTCGCTTGA
- a CDS encoding endonuclease/exonuclease/phosphatase family protein, whose translation MSADALSLPFAEPHAAPDEITAVSWNLHKGRSPLGFTAWNAMRDWMQSTHADVYFLQEAMARRMPRPMLAPGFGAPMDDTVDDVWHCQATEIAQALDWQIALGPNVFKPSWRHGNAILSPHPLDLGGRWDISAHRFERRGLLVARATLAGARPVTLLCAHLALTRAARLRQMHWIAHWIVRNAGDGPLMLAGDFNDWRNDSVALFGEIGLSEVATLLGESGRTFPAFSPALALDKMFVRGLTPLEWRAPSGEAAWLSDHLPYIARLRLDPQ comes from the coding sequence ATGTCCGCCGACGCCCTGTCCCTGCCGTTCGCCGAGCCGCACGCCGCGCCCGACGAAATCACCGCGGTCAGCTGGAACCTGCACAAGGGCCGCTCGCCGCTCGGCTTCACCGCGTGGAACGCGATGCGCGACTGGATGCAGTCGACCCACGCGGACGTGTATTTCCTGCAGGAAGCGATGGCGCGCCGCATGCCGCGCCCGATGCTCGCCCCGGGCTTCGGCGCGCCGATGGACGATACGGTCGACGACGTGTGGCATTGCCAGGCCACCGAGATCGCGCAGGCGCTCGACTGGCAGATCGCGCTCGGGCCGAACGTGTTCAAGCCGTCGTGGCGGCACGGCAATGCGATCCTGTCGCCGCATCCGCTCGACCTCGGCGGCCGCTGGGACATCTCCGCGCACCGCTTCGAGCGGCGCGGGCTGCTGGTCGCGCGTGCGACGCTCGCGGGCGCACGCCCGGTCACGCTGCTGTGCGCGCACCTCGCGCTCACGCGCGCCGCTCGCCTGCGCCAGATGCACTGGATCGCGCACTGGATCGTCCGCAATGCGGGCGACGGCCCGCTGATGCTGGCCGGCGACTTCAACGACTGGCGCAACGACTCGGTGGCGCTGTTCGGCGAGATCGGGCTGTCCGAGGTCGCGACGCTGCTCGGCGAGTCGGGCCGCACGTTCCCCGCGTTCTCGCCGGCGCTCGCGCTCGACAAGATGTTCGTGCGCGGGCTGACGCCGCTCGAGTGGCGCGCGCCGTCCGGCGAAGCCGCGTGGCTGTCGGACCACCTGCCGTACATCGCGCGCCTGCGCCTCGATCCGCAGTAA
- a CDS encoding ferredoxin--NADP reductase — protein MSKYDTATVQSVHHWTDTLFSFTCTREASLRFNNGEFTMVGLEVDGKPLARAYSIVSPNYEEHLEFFSIKVQDGPLTSRLQHLKVGDTVLIGKKPTGTLIADNLLPGKTLWMLSTGTGLAPFMSIIRDPDIYDRFDKVILTHTCRLKGELAYMDYIKHDLPGHEYLGDIIKEKLVYYPTVTREAFDNEGRITDLIATGKLFTDLGVPAFSPENDRVMLCGSTAMLKDTTELLKQAGLVEGKNSAPGHYVIERAFVD, from the coding sequence ATGAGCAAATACGACACCGCCACCGTCCAATCCGTCCATCACTGGACCGACACGCTTTTCAGCTTCACCTGCACCCGCGAGGCGAGCCTGCGCTTCAACAACGGCGAATTCACGATGGTCGGCCTCGAAGTCGACGGCAAGCCGCTCGCGCGCGCCTATTCGATCGTCAGCCCGAACTACGAAGAGCATCTCGAATTCTTCAGCATCAAGGTGCAGGACGGCCCGCTGACGTCGCGCCTGCAGCACCTGAAGGTGGGCGACACGGTGCTGATCGGCAAGAAGCCGACGGGCACGCTGATCGCCGACAACCTTCTGCCGGGCAAGACGCTGTGGATGCTGTCGACGGGCACGGGCCTCGCGCCGTTCATGTCGATCATCCGCGATCCGGACATCTACGACCGCTTCGACAAGGTGATCCTGACCCACACGTGCCGCCTGAAGGGCGAGCTCGCGTACATGGACTACATCAAGCACGACCTGCCGGGCCACGAGTACCTGGGCGACATCATCAAGGAAAAGCTCGTCTACTACCCGACGGTCACGCGCGAAGCGTTCGACAACGAAGGCCGGATCACCGACCTGATCGCGACGGGCAAGCTGTTCACGGATCTCGGCGTGCCGGCGTTCTCGCCGGAAAACGACCGCGTGATGCTGTGCGGCAGCACCGCGATGCTGAAGGACACGACCGAACTGCTGAAGCAGGCCGGCCTCGTCGAAGGCAAGAACAGCGCGCCGGGCCACTACGTGATCGAGCGCGCGTTCGTGGACTGA
- the rqpS gene encoding quorum system sensor histidine kinase RqpS, whose translation MDTSLNAPLGAHAPFPSRQRMPGCAATPPMADAASKRDASAARIAALSAQLLAADEAARRHLAGELHDGLGAELTAARFALANVQTWLPADAPEGCLRALALAQQALDAATDANRRLIDERDTPALDAGVVGALSSWIDTHATRTGLRTSFVCAADARLTQLAGASALAVFRVAQEALSNVAKHARATSVDVRIVTDGTHLSLSVTDDGTGFARNRRSGYGLAGMRARCEAFGGSFETATPATGRGTRVTARFAWASLLAAPVAARRTSLS comes from the coding sequence ATGGATACGTCGCTTAACGCGCCCTTGGGCGCCCACGCCCCGTTCCCGTCGCGGCAGCGCATGCCTGGCTGCGCTGCTACTCCGCCCATGGCCGACGCCGCGTCGAAACGCGACGCGTCCGCCGCGCGGATCGCGGCACTTTCCGCCCAGCTTCTCGCCGCCGACGAAGCGGCCCGCCGCCATCTGGCCGGCGAGCTGCACGACGGGCTCGGCGCCGAACTGACCGCTGCCCGATTCGCGCTCGCAAACGTTCAAACGTGGCTGCCGGCCGATGCGCCGGAAGGTTGCCTGCGCGCGCTGGCGCTGGCGCAGCAGGCGCTCGACGCCGCGACCGACGCGAATCGCCGGCTCATCGACGAGCGCGACACGCCGGCGCTCGACGCGGGCGTGGTCGGCGCGCTGTCGTCGTGGATCGACACGCATGCGACCCGCACCGGCCTGCGCACGAGCTTCGTGTGCGCGGCCGACGCCCGCCTGACGCAGCTCGCCGGCGCCAGTGCGCTCGCGGTGTTCCGCGTCGCGCAGGAAGCGCTGTCGAACGTCGCGAAGCACGCCCGCGCGACGTCGGTCGACGTGCGGATCGTCACCGACGGCACGCACCTGTCGCTGAGCGTTACCGACGATGGGACCGGTTTCGCGCGCAATCGCCGCAGCGGCTACGGCCTCGCCGGCATGCGCGCGCGCTGCGAGGCGTTCGGCGGCAGCTTCGAGACAGCCACGCCGGCAACCGGCCGCGGCACGCGCGTCACCGCGCGCTTCGCGTGGGCTTCGCTGCTGGCGGCGCCCGTCGCGGCACGCCGCACGTCGCTTTCGTGA
- the rqpR gene encoding response regulator transcription factor RqpR (The RqpSR system (Regulating Quorum sensing and Pathogenicity Sensor kinase and Response regulator) co-occurs with and modulates the expression of cis-2-dodecenoic acid quorum-sensing systems.) encodes MSLNILLVDDHAIVRQGIRQLLIDRGVARDVTEAENGGDAMAAVDKQEFDVILLDISLPDTNGIEVLKRLKRKLTRTPVLMFSMYREDQYAVRALKAGAAGYLSKTVNAAQMIGAIQQVAAGRKYVSPAMAEALAEYVSFENEPLPHEKLSDREYQTLCMLASGKRLTDIANTLSLSVKTVSVYRSRLLEKMRLSNNAELTFYVMSNRLVDMAPTAGA; translated from the coding sequence ATGAGCCTGAACATCCTGCTCGTGGACGATCACGCGATCGTCCGGCAAGGGATCCGCCAGTTGCTGATCGACCGCGGCGTCGCCCGCGACGTGACCGAGGCCGAGAACGGCGGCGATGCGATGGCCGCCGTCGACAAGCAGGAATTCGACGTGATCCTGCTCGACATCTCGCTGCCCGACACGAACGGCATCGAGGTGCTCAAGCGCCTCAAGCGCAAGCTGACGCGCACGCCGGTGCTGATGTTCTCGATGTATCGCGAGGATCAGTACGCGGTGCGCGCGCTGAAGGCCGGCGCGGCCGGCTACCTGTCGAAGACGGTGAACGCCGCGCAGATGATCGGCGCGATCCAGCAGGTCGCGGCCGGGCGCAAGTACGTGAGCCCCGCGATGGCCGAGGCGCTCGCCGAATACGTGTCGTTCGAGAACGAACCGCTGCCGCACGAGAAGCTGTCCGATCGCGAATACCAGACGCTCTGCATGCTCGCGTCGGGCAAGCGGCTCACCGACATCGCGAACACGCTGTCGCTGTCGGTGAAGACGGTGAGCGTGTACCGCTCGCGGCTGCTGGAGAAGATGCGGCTGTCGAACAACGCGGAACTGACGTTCTACGTGATGAGCAACCGGCTCGTCGACATGGCGCCCACGGCCGGCGCCTGA